From Amphiprion ocellaris isolate individual 3 ecotype Okinawa chromosome 10, ASM2253959v1, whole genome shotgun sequence, one genomic window encodes:
- the gjc2 gene encoding gap junction protein gamma 2 — MSWSFLTRLLEEIHNHSTFVGKVWLTVLIIFRIVLTAVGGESIYSDEQTKFTCNTKQPGCDNVCYDAFAPLSHVRFWVFQIIMISTPSIMYMGYAIHKIARSSDEERRKHQRLRKKPPPHSRWRESHHLEDVLEEEEDDDAEPMIYEDTLEVQEAKPEPVSSTSKDPPKHDGRRKIMQEGLMRIYVLQLMSRAIFEIAFLAGQYLLYGFRVSPSYVCNRIPCPHRVDCFISRPTEKTIFLLIMYVVSCLCLVLNVCEMLHLGIGTFRDTLRMKRNRGRRTSYGYPFSRNIPASPPGYNLVMKTDKPSRIPNSLITHEQNMANVAQEQQCTSPDENIPSDLASLHRHLRVAQEQLDMAFQTYQTKNNQQTSRTSSPVSGGTMAEQNRVNTVQEKQGARPKSATEKAATIVKNGKTSVWI; from the coding sequence ATGAGCTGGAGCTTTCTCACTCGCCTCCTGGAAGAGATCCACAATCACTCCACCTTCGTGGGGAAAGTGTGGCTGACTGTGCTCATCATCTTTCGCATTGTGCTCACAGCAGTCGGAGGTGAGTCCATCTACTCAGACGAGCAGACCAAGTTCACCTGCAACACCAAGCAGCCGGGCTGTGACAACGTGTGCTATGATGCCTTTGCTCCCCTCTCGCATGTTCGCTTCTGGGTCTTCCAGATCATCATGATCTCCACTCCCTCCATCATGTACATGGGTTATGCCATCCACAAGATAGCCCGAAGTTCGGATGAGGAGCGCAGGAAGCACCAAAGACTCCGCAAAAAGCCACCTCCGCACTCGAGATGGAGAGAGAGCCACCATCTGGAGGATGTcttagaggaggaggaagatgacgaTGCTGAGCCCATGATCTATGAGGATACGCTGGAGGTGCAGGAGGCCAAGCCTGAACCAGTAAGCAGCACGAGCAAAGACCCACCAAAACACGATGGCCGCAGAAAAATTATGCAAGAAGGCCTGATGAGAATCTATGTTCTTCAGCTCATGTCGCGGGCTATTTTTGAAATTGCTTTCCTTGCGGGACAGTACCTTCTCTATGGTTTTCGAGTTAGTCCCTCATATGTATGTAACAGGATTCCCTGTCCACACAGAGTGGACTGTTTCATCTCCAGGCCCACAGAGAAAACAATCTTCCTCCTAATTATGTATGTGGTAAGCTGTCTCTGTCTCGTGCTAAATGTGTGTGAGATGCTTCATTTGGGAATTGGCACTTTTCGGGATACTCTTCGCATGAAAAGGAACCGAGGCCGGCGGACATCCTATGGTTACCCATTCTCTCGCAACATCCCAGCCTCTCCTCCAGGGTACAACCTTGTGATGAAGACAGACAAACCCAGCAGGATCCCCAACAGCCTCATCACCCATGAGCAGAACATGGCCAACGTGGCCCAGGAGCAGCAGTGCACCAGCCCAGACGAAAACATCCCCTCTGATCTTGCAAGTCTGCATCGACATCTACGGGTTGCACAGGAACAGCTCGACATGGCCTTTCAAACAtatcaaaccaaaaacaaccaaCAGACCTCCAGAACCAGTAGTCCTGTATCTGGGGGCACTATGGCAGAACAAAATCGAGTGAATACAGTCCAGGAGAAACAAGGCGCAAGGCCAAAGTCGGCCACAGAGAAGGCTGCAACTATTGTAAAAAATGGAAAGACCTCTGTCTGGATCTAG